One Neisseria sp. Marseille-Q5346 genomic region harbors:
- the aroG gene encoding 3-deoxy-7-phosphoheptulonate synthase AroG — protein sequence MSQHHPTDDIKIKEVKELLPPIAHLYELPITPHVANLVYKTRHEISDLVHGRDNRLLVIIGPCSIHDTKAAVEYAQKLLPLRKKYEQELLIVMRVYFEKPRTTVGWKGLINDPHLDGTFDINYGLRQARQLLLTLNEMGMPASTEFLDMITPQYYADLISWGAIGARTTESQVHRELASGLSCPVGFKNGTDGNLKIAIDAIGAANHPHHFLSVTKAGHSAIVHTSGNPDCHAILRGGKEPNYSAEHVKDAVAQLQKAGVSSKLMVDCSHANSRKDFRKQMDVARDVAAQLKTGEENIMGVMVESHLVEGRQDKPEVYGQSITDACIGWDTTEELLALLAEAKGYQA from the coding sequence ATGTCCCAACACCACCCTACCGACGACATTAAAATCAAAGAAGTCAAAGAGTTACTCCCTCCAATCGCACATTTGTATGAGCTGCCTATTACGCCTCACGTTGCCAATTTGGTTTATAAAACACGTCATGAGATTTCGGATTTGGTTCACGGCCGCGACAACCGTTTACTGGTCATTATCGGCCCATGTTCGATTCACGATACTAAGGCGGCGGTTGAATATGCGCAAAAATTGCTGCCCTTGCGCAAAAAATATGAGCAAGAGCTGCTGATTGTAATGCGCGTGTATTTTGAAAAACCGCGTACAACCGTTGGCTGGAAAGGTCTGATTAACGATCCGCACTTGGACGGTACGTTTGACATCAACTACGGCCTGCGCCAAGCGCGTCAGTTGCTGCTGACTTTGAACGAAATGGGCATGCCTGCTTCGACTGAATTCTTGGACATGATTACGCCGCAATACTACGCCGACCTGATTTCTTGGGGCGCGATTGGTGCGCGCACGACTGAAAGCCAGGTACACCGCGAATTGGCCAGTGGCCTCTCCTGCCCTGTCGGTTTTAAAAACGGTACGGACGGCAATCTGAAAATCGCCATCGACGCCATCGGCGCCGCCAATCATCCACACCACTTCTTGTCTGTAACCAAAGCCGGTCATTCCGCGATTGTCCACACCAGCGGCAACCCTGACTGCCATGCCATTTTGCGTGGTGGGAAAGAGCCTAATTACAGTGCGGAACACGTTAAAGACGCGGTTGCGCAGCTTCAAAAAGCCGGTGTGAGCAGCAAACTGATGGTGGACTGTAGCCATGCCAACAGCCGTAAAGACTTCCGTAAACAAATGGATGTGGCGCGCGATGTTGCGGCGCAGCTGAAAACCGGTGAAGAAAACATCATGGGCGTGATGGTGGAAAGCCACTTGGTTGAAGGCCGCCAAGACAAGCCTGAAGTTTACGGTCAAAGTATTACGGATGCCTGCATCGGTTGGGATACGACTGAAGAATTGCTGGCCCTGCTTGCCGAAGCGAAAGGTTACCAAGCGTAA
- a CDS encoding lysophospholipid acyltransferase family protein yields MLIIRNLIYWFILSSSIILLFPFMLLALPFQGGAHKMAQIWVRILNWSLKHIIGLNYTLSGAENIPDRPAIICAKHQSGWETLALQEIFPPQVYVAKRELFKIPFFGWGLKLVKTIGIDRSNSREANKQLLEQGLARKNEGYWITIFPEGTRLPPGGKGRYKLGGARMAKMFEMDIVPVALNSGEFWPRNSFLKYPGTVSVIIGNPIAHNNGNEAELMAQCEQWIESHQPLITGQGPFAPKTK; encoded by the coding sequence ATGCTGATTATCCGCAACCTGATTTACTGGTTCATCCTTTCCTCTAGCATTATTTTGCTGTTCCCATTTATGCTACTTGCCCTGCCCTTTCAAGGCGGCGCGCACAAAATGGCGCAAATTTGGGTACGCATCCTCAACTGGTCGCTCAAGCACATCATCGGTTTGAACTACACCTTAAGCGGCGCGGAAAACATTCCCGACCGCCCGGCCATCATTTGCGCCAAACACCAAAGCGGCTGGGAAACCCTCGCCCTGCAAGAGATTTTTCCGCCGCAAGTGTATGTTGCCAAACGCGAACTCTTCAAAATTCCTTTCTTCGGCTGGGGCTTAAAGCTGGTTAAAACCATCGGCATCGACCGCAGCAACAGCCGCGAAGCCAACAAACAACTCTTAGAACAAGGCCTTGCGCGTAAAAACGAAGGCTATTGGATTACCATTTTCCCCGAAGGCACACGCCTGCCGCCCGGTGGAAAAGGCCGCTACAAGCTCGGCGGCGCGCGCATGGCAAAAATGTTTGAGATGGACATCGTCCCCGTCGCGCTCAACAGCGGCGAGTTTTGGCCGCGCAACTCCTTCCTCAAATACCCCGGCACGGTCAGCGTCATCATCGGCAACCCCATTGCCCACAACAACGGCAATGAAGCCGAACTCATGGCCCAATGCGAGCAATGGATCGAAAGCCATCAGCCCCTGATTACCGGACAAGGTCCGTTCGCGCCCAAAACCAAATAA
- a CDS encoding subtype B tannase: MNALNKTLLSVSVALGLSACASVKTSDTYDLDFSKQKYTEQSIEVNGQVVKFRAYEGVVYVRNPVDTRYEIINIYVPEAYYNGGEIDGFNAETAPIFLPNQIGGYMPAEPGKPALEGKRGEPEGGQKSPNAALVALSKGYVVASPGARGRTEPTGKAPAAIVDLKAAVRYLKANDKVMPGDAEKIISNGTSAGGAMSALLGATADQKDYENHLKALGAADGSDKVFAVSAYCPITDLDHADMAYEWQFNGINDYKKMNISMLDYRVKRELVAGTLTDDEKKLSDLLKPLYPAYLNSLNLKSPEGKPLTLDAQGNGSFKNHIAGLIAQSAQAQLDAGKDLRDRTWLTVRKGKVVSVDFDAYAKAAGRQKTPPAFDGVDLSTGENQLFGTNTVDKRHFTAFSMQHNTAANAEIADEETIKIMNPLNYIGKPGVNLPQNWRIRVGTNDRDTSLAVSAVLAAKLQNNGQTVDYALSWDIGHGGDYDLDELFAWMKQVSSSTK; this comes from the coding sequence ATGAACGCCCTAAACAAAACCCTCTTATCCGTTTCTGTCGCGCTGGGATTGAGCGCCTGCGCTTCCGTCAAAACCTCAGACACCTACGACCTAGACTTCTCCAAACAAAAATACACCGAACAAAGCATCGAAGTGAATGGTCAAGTCGTCAAATTCCGCGCTTACGAAGGCGTGGTTTACGTCCGCAATCCTGTCGATACCCGTTACGAAATCATCAATATTTATGTACCCGAAGCCTATTACAACGGCGGCGAGATAGACGGTTTCAACGCCGAAACCGCACCGATTTTCCTGCCCAACCAAATCGGCGGCTATATGCCGGCCGAACCGGGCAAACCTGCTTTAGAAGGCAAACGCGGCGAGCCTGAAGGCGGCCAAAAATCGCCCAACGCCGCCCTGGTTGCCCTCTCCAAAGGCTACGTCGTCGCCTCCCCTGGCGCACGCGGCCGAACAGAGCCCACCGGCAAAGCACCTGCCGCCATTGTCGATTTGAAAGCCGCCGTCCGCTATCTGAAAGCCAACGACAAAGTTATGCCCGGCGATGCCGAAAAAATCATTTCCAACGGCACAAGCGCAGGTGGCGCGATGTCCGCCCTCTTAGGCGCAACAGCCGACCAAAAAGATTACGAAAACCACCTCAAAGCCTTAGGTGCTGCAGACGGCAGTGACAAAGTTTTCGCCGTATCCGCCTACTGCCCGATTACCGATTTAGACCATGCCGACATGGCTTACGAATGGCAGTTCAACGGTATCAACGACTACAAAAAAATGAACATTTCCATGCTTGACTACCGCGTCAAACGCGAGCTGGTCGCAGGCACGCTGACCGATGACGAGAAAAAACTGTCCGACCTCCTCAAACCCCTATACCCCGCATACCTCAACAGCCTGAACCTGAAATCCCCCGAAGGCAAGCCCCTGACACTGGACGCCCAAGGCAACGGCAGCTTTAAAAACCATATTGCCGGTTTAATTGCCCAATCCGCACAAGCCCAGCTTGATGCAGGCAAAGACCTAAGAGACCGCACTTGGCTGACCGTCCGTAAAGGCAAAGTCGTCTCCGTCGATTTCGATGCCTACGCCAAAGCCGCCGGCCGCCAAAAAACACCGCCGGCCTTTGACGGCGTAGATTTAAGCACAGGCGAAAACCAACTCTTCGGCACCAATACCGTCGACAAACGCCACTTCACCGCGTTCTCCATGCAACACAACACCGCCGCCAACGCCGAAATCGCAGATGAAGAAACCATCAAAATCATGAACCCGCTCAACTACATCGGCAAACCGGGCGTAAACCTGCCGCAAAACTGGCGCATCCGCGTCGGCACCAACGACCGCGACACCTCACTGGCAGTCTCCGCCGTCTTAGCCGCCAAACTGCAAAATAACGGCCAAACCGTCGACTACGCCCTGTCTTGGGATATCGGCCACGGCGGCGATTATGACTTAGACGAACTGTTTGCCTGGATGAAACAGGTCAGCAGCTCTACAAAATAA
- a CDS encoding YihY family inner membrane protein yields MPFSQWWQGFLKSKGMAFAWFVVRRFDEERVPQVAASMTFTTLLALVPVLTVMVVIASAFPVFDQWSGEFVSFINRTIVPQGADMVFDYINAFRDKATKLTAIGSVMLVVTSLMLIRTIDNAFNRIWRVNSQRPWMMQFLVYWALLTFGPLSLGVGLSVVIGQVQVVGGSEWLRVITTVSFITVLLWGLYRFVPNRFVPASHALVGAAVTAFCLETARFLFAWYMGNFDGYKSIYGAFAAVPFFLLWLNLLWTLVLGGAVLTSSLSYWRGEAFRRSLDARGRFDDVLKILLLLDSAQQNGKALPVQEFRRHINMGYDELGELLEKLAQHGYVYSGRQGWVLKMGAESIDLAELFKLFVYRPQTLNKDKVNQTVDHIMQPCLETLNMTLAEFGAHTKKQSS; encoded by the coding sequence ATGCCGTTTTCGCAATGGTGGCAAGGTTTTTTAAAGAGTAAAGGCATGGCGTTCGCTTGGTTTGTCGTGCGCCGTTTTGATGAGGAGCGTGTGCCGCAGGTGGCGGCAAGCATGACGTTTACGACGCTTTTGGCTTTAGTACCCGTGTTGACGGTGATGGTCGTCATCGCTTCGGCCTTCCCCGTTTTCGACCAATGGTCGGGGGAATTTGTCTCTTTTATCAACCGCACCATTGTGCCGCAGGGCGCGGATATGGTGTTTGACTACATCAATGCGTTCCGTGATAAGGCCACCAAGCTGACGGCGATCGGCAGTGTGATGTTGGTCGTAACCTCGCTGATGCTGATTCGGACGATAGACAATGCGTTCAACCGGATTTGGCGCGTCAATTCGCAACGGCCTTGGATGATGCAGTTTTTGGTGTATTGGGCGTTGCTGACGTTTGGGCCTTTGTCTTTGGGCGTGGGCTTGTCGGTCGTGATTGGTCAGGTGCAAGTAGTGGGCGGATCAGAATGGCTGAGGGTTATCACTACGGTTTCATTTATTACGGTACTACTGTGGGGCTTATACCGCTTTGTGCCCAACCGTTTCGTGCCTGCCAGCCATGCCTTGGTCGGCGCGGCCGTAACGGCGTTTTGCTTGGAAACGGCACGCTTTTTATTCGCTTGGTACATGGGCAACTTTGACGGCTACAAATCGATTTACGGCGCATTTGCCGCAGTACCGTTTTTCCTGTTGTGGCTCAATCTATTGTGGACGCTGGTATTAGGTGGCGCGGTTTTGACCTCGTCCCTGTCCTACTGGCGCGGCGAAGCGTTCCGCCGCAGTCTGGATGCGCGCGGCCGCTTTGACGATGTATTGAAAATCCTGCTGCTGCTCGATTCTGCCCAACAAAACGGCAAGGCATTGCCGGTGCAGGAGTTCAGACGGCATATCAATATGGGCTACGATGAATTGGGCGAGCTTTTGGAAAAACTGGCACAACATGGTTATGTCTATTCCGGCCGTCAGGGCTGGGTCTTGAAAATGGGAGCGGAGTCCATCGACTTGGCTGAGCTGTTCAAACTCTTTGTCTACCGTCCGCAAACGCTTAATAAAGACAAGGTCAATCAAACGGTTGACCACATCATGCAGCCCTGCTTGGAAACCTTGAACATGACGCTTGCCGAGTTCGGCGCCCATACGAAAAAACAATCCTCTTAA
- a CDS encoding TonB-dependent siderophore receptor — translation MSLPVFPYGKLSFAVSLALCSAYSFATEVENTQPQERVDLPTVTVQGVGKQTTSNYTIPASSAATGIRLTQRETPQSLSVVTEKQMDDQGLDTLQDVLKQTPGVFHSKMGNNVSGHSQFISRSQAIDSISVDGAPKFLYDGKAIRRGTNNLDSTLYEQVVVVRGASGLSNGGMGEPGGTVALERKKPTAKPAVSVEAGVGSWNHYRFVLDANQPLNADNTLRGRAILVSDHGGDYLPNTSRHNHTFYGTLSYDITPQTEWRLGTEIHRFRNTGSSRFSYLTAAGSRRTGFIPFESSPRSNSSARWAYGKDTSAEVFTSLSHEFDNGWKLTGDYSHVSGKNDIVSGIAGTFVINSDYSALFTSDRDRSKYRDQNFSLALDGHYPALGRSHEFNVGISYQDNKENLSFYEEGESMIPDLRKFDGNIAKPDMPYLRDGFSRMKNLSVYGSTRFKLTDKLAFIGGSRFVDWRYRYSTSRNKFAHSSHKQNVFIPYLGVTYDIGDNLTAYASYTTIFRPQVRYLTKDGAALKPQRGKTYETGLKASWFEGRLNASASVFMNKRDHLGVVAGKFANGEEYYRAADNTTTKGVELSVGGRLSDKWLLNASYVRSKIKDSEGVQLHPSYPVHLFKLFTAYDVTDRLNLGANVNWQSRSHTLDEYPADINPAAAAALTQRPYATLDLTGHYKIGKSTRISLDFENVFNKRYRTMPDIHVYGSPRSVTATVKHTF, via the coding sequence ATGTCACTACCTGTATTTCCCTATGGCAAATTAAGCTTTGCCGTCAGTCTGGCGCTGTGTTCGGCGTATTCTTTCGCGACCGAAGTAGAAAATACCCAGCCGCAAGAACGTGTCGATTTACCGACAGTTACCGTCCAAGGTGTCGGAAAACAGACTACTTCCAACTACACCATTCCCGCTTCCTCTGCCGCGACAGGCATCCGCCTGACCCAGCGCGAAACGCCGCAGTCCTTGTCTGTCGTTACCGAAAAACAAATGGACGACCAAGGTTTGGATACCTTGCAGGACGTGTTGAAACAAACACCGGGCGTGTTCCACAGCAAAATGGGCAACAACGTATCCGGCCACAGCCAATTTATTTCACGCAGTCAGGCGATTGACAGCATTTCCGTGGACGGCGCGCCCAAATTCCTTTACGACGGTAAAGCCATCCGCCGCGGCACCAACAATCTGGACAGCACGTTGTACGAACAAGTCGTCGTCGTACGCGGCGCAAGCGGTTTGTCCAACGGCGGTATGGGCGAGCCGGGCGGTACGGTTGCTTTGGAACGCAAAAAACCGACTGCTAAGCCTGCCGTCAGCGTGGAAGCCGGTGTCGGTTCGTGGAACCACTACCGCTTCGTCCTTGATGCCAATCAGCCTTTGAATGCAGACAATACCTTGCGCGGCCGCGCTATTTTGGTTAGCGACCATGGAGGCGATTACCTGCCGAACACATCGCGCCATAATCACACTTTCTACGGTACGTTGTCTTACGATATCACGCCGCAAACCGAATGGCGCCTCGGTACGGAAATACACCGTTTCCGCAATACCGGCAGCTCGCGTTTCAGCTATCTGACCGCAGCAGGTTCGCGCCGTACTGGATTCATACCGTTTGAGTCTTCGCCGCGCAGCAATTCTTCCGCGCGCTGGGCATACGGCAAAGACACCAGTGCCGAAGTATTCACTTCCCTCAGCCATGAGTTTGACAACGGCTGGAAACTGACAGGCGATTACAGCCATGTTTCGGGTAAAAACGACATCGTTTCAGGCATTGCCGGTACTTTTGTCATTAATTCCGATTACTCCGCGCTCTTTACATCTGACCGCGATCGCAGCAAATACCGCGACCAGAATTTTTCATTGGCCTTAGACGGCCATTATCCGGCGTTGGGCCGTTCGCATGAGTTCAATGTGGGTATCAGCTATCAGGACAACAAAGAAAACCTTTCTTTCTACGAAGAAGGCGAGTCGATGATTCCCGATTTACGTAAATTTGACGGCAACATCGCCAAACCTGATATGCCGTATCTGCGCGATGGTTTTTCACGCATGAAAAACCTGTCGGTTTACGGCTCGACCCGTTTCAAACTGACCGACAAGCTCGCCTTTATCGGTGGTAGCCGTTTTGTGGATTGGCGTTACCGTTACAGCACCAGCCGTAACAAATTCGCACACAGCAGCCACAAACAAAACGTTTTCATTCCTTATTTGGGCGTAACCTACGACATCGGCGACAATTTGACCGCCTATGCGTCTTACACCACCATTTTCCGTCCGCAAGTGCGTTACCTGACCAAAGACGGCGCAGCGCTCAAACCACAACGCGGCAAAACCTACGAGACCGGTTTGAAAGCGTCATGGTTTGAAGGCCGTCTGAATGCTTCTGCCTCTGTCTTTATGAACAAACGCGACCATTTGGGCGTTGTCGCAGGCAAATTTGCTAATGGCGAGGAATACTACCGCGCAGCCGACAACACCACAACAAAAGGTGTGGAACTCTCTGTCGGCGGCCGCCTGAGCGATAAATGGCTGCTGAATGCTTCTTATGTACGTTCCAAAATCAAAGACAGCGAAGGGGTTCAACTGCATCCGTCTTATCCGGTTCATTTGTTCAAACTCTTTACCGCGTATGACGTGACCGACCGTTTGAACCTGGGTGCCAACGTCAACTGGCAAAGCCGCAGCCACACGCTGGATGAATACCCTGCAGACATCAATCCGGCTGCCGCGGCCGCGTTGACCCAACGTCCGTACGCCACGCTGGATTTGACCGGTCATTACAAAATCGGCAAATCCACCCGCATCAGTTTGGACTTTGAAAACGTGTTCAACAAACGCTATCGCACCATGCCAGATATTCACGTTTACGGCTCGCCGCGTAGTGTGACTGCAACGGTTAAACACACGTTTTAA
- the wrbA gene encoding NAD(P)H:quinone oxidoreductase: MNPNPLKILVLFYSQNGSTRNLARQIARGIESVDGCEAVLRTVPKVSTVCEAVEKAIPDEGAPYATADDLKNCAGLALGSPTRFGNMAAAMKYFIDGTIPLWLGAELVGKPATVFTSTSSLHGGQESTLLTMMLPLLHHGMVISGISYTESALSNTQSGGTPYGASHVSGHDSKPALTAEENDIAFAQGKRLAELARKLAD, from the coding sequence ATGAACCCAAATCCTCTGAAAATCCTCGTCCTCTTTTATTCCCAAAATGGCAGCACGCGCAACCTTGCCCGCCAAATCGCACGCGGTATCGAAAGCGTGGACGGATGCGAAGCCGTGTTGCGTACCGTTCCCAAAGTTTCCACCGTTTGCGAAGCCGTTGAAAAAGCCATTCCCGACGAAGGCGCGCCATACGCGACTGCCGACGACCTCAAAAATTGCGCCGGCCTCGCGCTCGGCAGCCCGACACGTTTCGGCAATATGGCTGCCGCGATGAAATACTTTATCGACGGAACCATTCCCCTTTGGCTCGGCGCAGAACTCGTCGGCAAACCTGCCACCGTATTCACCAGCACATCTTCTCTGCACGGCGGCCAAGAAAGCACCCTGCTGACCATGATGCTGCCCCTGTTGCACCACGGCATGGTCATCAGCGGCATCTCGTATACCGAGTCCGCGCTCAGCAATACCCAAAGCGGCGGCACGCCTTACGGCGCAAGCCATGTCTCCGGCCACGACAGCAAGCCGGCATTGACTGCCGAAGAAAACGACATTGCCTTTGCACAAGGTAAACGTTTGGCAGAATTGGCACGAAAATTGGCAGACTGA
- a CDS encoding TIGR02117 family protein, with the protein MRSFLHILKKIGKIALIIPIFALLYFLSAWMMASLPLNEEQPKGEITLFLVSNGVHTDVVMPLKNDIFDWSDVVNPKDTLTADPQITHIGLGWGERNFYLYTPEWKDLTFSNALSALSGLNRTLIHVTYYPFEPRENSYVVKFLVTPEQYRNLTKSLLAGFQQKNGHPILLKGIHHQSNDAFYEAKGRYHLFNTCNTWLNDKLVESGLKGVYWTPFSSPLLEQYR; encoded by the coding sequence ATGCGTTCCTTCCTTCACATCCTCAAAAAAATCGGCAAAATAGCGCTGATCATCCCTATTTTTGCCCTATTGTATTTTTTGTCTGCTTGGATGATGGCTTCATTGCCGCTTAATGAAGAGCAGCCCAAAGGGGAAATTACTTTATTTTTAGTCAGTAACGGCGTGCATACTGATGTAGTTATGCCACTGAAGAATGATATTTTTGATTGGTCGGATGTCGTCAATCCAAAAGACACGCTCACTGCTGATCCTCAGATAACGCATATTGGTTTAGGCTGGGGGGAGCGCAATTTTTATTTATACACGCCTGAGTGGAAAGATTTGACTTTCTCCAATGCTTTAAGTGCATTAAGCGGGCTGAACCGTACGTTGATTCATGTTACTTATTATCCTTTTGAACCACGAGAAAATAGCTACGTCGTCAAATTTTTGGTCACGCCTGAGCAATACAGGAATTTAACAAAATCGCTCTTGGCCGGTTTTCAACAAAAAAATGGGCACCCCATCTTGCTAAAAGGAATCCATCATCAGTCTAACGATGCTTTTTACGAAGCCAAAGGACGCTATCATTTATTCAATACTTGTAACACTTGGCTGAATGACAAATTGGTTGAAAGCGGCCTTAAAGGCGTGTATTGGACTCCTTTCTCTTCGCCCTTGCTGGAACAATACCGATAG
- a CDS encoding surface lipoprotein assembly modifier, whose translation MKKRLLLLAILPLSLHAADVPPDVKPELQVNTAEPEQPEAHNIPAEQTNRPSEKIINVDADTLLANTELLARAMYSAVVAHNIPGIKAVLPIYEQWPEHDRAMARYAKGLLAQSEGRAAEAVGHYRRFIAEQPDASAVRWQLATALFEDKQNEAAADQFDKLQTESLPPALQERIETYRKALRERDSWQFNSDLNITREQNINQAPGQRRLGNHLSDEQCRAVRLAYPNDDCFRGWTFPEPIDATAVHYQIGAEKKWSLPRGFYATAGADHYGKIYPKHTNYNDLTTRFSVGIGYADQRNDIGITPFHERRFYGNDTYTNGARLHYNHWWQPKLQTLSAFEAGRLKNSRREYSNNTSQLLSNSIVYYRNARQYWVAGIDLYRERNRDDKGDSFNRYALRTTWGQEWPKGLSTVLRFSAAQRRYQAPGFFSNEQNRRDKEASASLSVWHRALHFKGITPRLTIAHNKTWSNDKFYEYSKTKMFVELSKTF comes from the coding sequence ATGAAAAAACGTCTGCTCCTCCTCGCCATCCTTCCCCTTTCCCTTCACGCCGCCGATGTGCCTCCCGACGTAAAACCCGAGCTTCAAGTCAACACAGCCGAACCCGAACAGCCCGAAGCGCACAACATCCCTGCCGAGCAAACAAACAGGCCGTCTGAAAAAATCATCAACGTCGATGCCGACACCCTGCTTGCCAACACTGAATTACTGGCACGCGCCATGTATTCCGCCGTCGTCGCCCACAATATCCCCGGCATCAAAGCCGTTTTGCCCATTTACGAACAATGGCCCGAACACGACCGCGCCATGGCGCGCTACGCCAAAGGTTTGCTTGCCCAATCCGAAGGACGTGCCGCCGAAGCTGTCGGCCATTACCGCCGCTTTATCGCCGAGCAGCCCGATGCCTCCGCCGTCCGCTGGCAGCTTGCGACCGCCTTGTTTGAAGACAAACAAAACGAAGCCGCGGCCGACCAGTTCGACAAACTGCAAACCGAATCCCTCCCGCCTGCCTTGCAAGAACGCATCGAAACCTACCGCAAAGCCCTGCGTGAACGCGACTCATGGCAATTCAACTCCGACTTAAACATCACACGCGAACAAAACATCAACCAAGCCCCCGGCCAACGCCGTCTGGGCAACCATCTAAGCGATGAACAATGCCGTGCCGTGCGCCTAGCCTATCCCAATGACGACTGCTTCCGAGGCTGGACATTCCCCGAACCCATCGATGCCACCGCCGTCCATTACCAAATCGGTGCAGAAAAAAAATGGTCGCTGCCACGCGGCTTCTATGCCACGGCAGGCGCAGACCACTACGGCAAAATCTACCCCAAACACACCAACTACAACGACCTCACCACACGCTTCTCGGTAGGTATCGGCTATGCCGACCAGCGCAACGATATCGGCATTACCCCGTTCCACGAACGCCGCTTCTACGGCAACGACACCTACACCAACGGCGCACGCCTCCACTACAACCATTGGTGGCAACCCAAGCTGCAAACCCTCAGCGCATTTGAAGCAGGCCGTCTGAAAAACAGCCGTCGCGAGTATTCCAACAACACCAGCCAACTGCTCAGCAATTCCATCGTGTACTACCGCAACGCGCGCCAATACTGGGTGGCCGGTATCGACCTCTACCGCGAACGCAACCGCGACGACAAAGGCGACAGCTTCAACCGCTACGCCCTGCGCACCACATGGGGACAAGAATGGCCCAAAGGCCTCTCCACCGTCCTACGCTTCAGCGCCGCCCAACGCCGTTACCAAGCCCCCGGCTTCTTCAGCAACGAACAAAACCGCCGCGACAAAGAAGCCTCCGCCTCCCTGAGCGTATGGCACCGCGCCCTCCATTTCAAAGGCATCACCCCGCGCCTGACCATTGCCCACAACAAAACATGGAGCAACGACAAGTTCTACGAATACAGCAAAACCAAAATGTTTGTCGAATTGAGCAAAACGTTCTGA
- a CDS encoding M48 family metallopeptidase: protein MPRLHTHTLSDGLTIYIQLKRSAKKNLILRPVSADTVSINIPPFVTRQTFTQWLNDNEAILRRTLNKTPARQTPTDTLPEWIWYQGVQTALFIHAANHIQIRPSEILLPEKENAAQLTHLRRFLHERAREYLLPRLEGHIRTTRLTPSAISLSNAKTFWGVCRHTTGIRLNWRLIGAPEYVADYVCLHELAHLRHPNHSPAFWALTHSLTPHVDQAEQWLKAHGGELFRLG, encoded by the coding sequence ATGCCCCGCCTCCATACCCACACCCTTTCAGACGGCCTCACCATTTATATCCAGCTCAAACGCAGTGCCAAGAAAAACCTCATCTTGCGCCCCGTTTCCGCCGATACCGTCAGCATCAATATCCCTCCGTTTGTTACCCGGCAAACCTTTACCCAATGGCTGAACGACAACGAAGCCATCCTGCGCCGTACCCTAAACAAAACACCGGCTCGGCAAACACCTACCGACACGCTTCCCGAATGGATTTGGTATCAAGGCGTTCAGACGGCCTTGTTCATCCACGCAGCAAACCACATCCAAATCAGGCCGTCTGAAATCTTGTTACCCGAAAAAGAAAACGCCGCCCAACTTACCCATTTGCGCCGCTTCCTGCACGAGCGTGCGCGCGAGTATCTGCTGCCGCGCCTCGAAGGCCATATCCGAACCACCCGCCTAACCCCGAGCGCCATTTCCCTTTCCAACGCCAAAACCTTCTGGGGCGTTTGCCGCCACACCACCGGCATCCGTCTCAACTGGCGGCTCATCGGCGCACCCGAATATGTCGCCGACTATGTCTGTCTGCACGAACTCGCCCACCTGCGCCATCCCAACCACAGCCCTGCGTTTTGGGCTCTGACCCACTCGCTCACGCCGCATGTCGACCAAGCCGAACAATGGCTGAAGGCGCACGGCGGCGAATTGTTCCGACTCGGCTAA